A genomic region of Raphanus sativus cultivar WK10039 chromosome 6, ASM80110v3, whole genome shotgun sequence contains the following coding sequences:
- the LOC108807884 gene encoding uncharacterized protein LOC108807884 produces MEKQAVLRMLLTFTILCFFYYGVYGTASTEIDMKLTALNKPALKTIKSEDGDIIDCVDIYKQPAFDHPALRKHKIQMKPSVELVSKKTSSPNNGFSKPVTSQTWSKSGQCPVGTIPIRREAIFFAVGSNYLGAQSDINLWNPPGVQEGDYSSAQMWLLDSEMTESIEAGWMVNPLVFGDSRTRFFAYWTNDAYRKTGCINLLCSGFVQTSKQIALGAAIEPVSTTSHEQYHITVKIYRDPQSGNWWLSTHDIVFGYWPSAIFKNLQQSATVVQWGGEVYSPNVRKKPHTKTPMGSGQWPAQLYGKACFHTNIKIEDASMQLKDPPPLVEFSDEGYFYTTKFHQETDKSEPYLFFGGPGQGPLCP; encoded by the exons ATGGAAAAACAAGCCGTATTGAGAATGTTATTAACCTTTACGATTCTGTGTTTCTTCTACTATGGAGTCTACGGGACAGCTTCTACGGAGATCGATATGAAACTAACGGCTCTTAATAAGCCTGCATTGAAGACGATCAAA AGTGAAGATGGAGATATAATAGATTGTGTGGATATCTATAAACAACCTGCTTTTGATCATCCCGCCTTAAGAAAACACAAGATTCAG ATGAAACCGAGTGTGGAACTTGTTTCAAAGAAAACTAGTAGTCCAAACAACGGTTTTTCTAAACCGGTTACATCCCAGACTTGGTCCAAATCTGGTCAATGTCCGGTAGGGACAATACCGATTCGTAGA GAGGCCATCTTTTTCGCGGTAGgatccaactatctcggtgctcaATCCGATATAAATCTTTGGAATCCACCAGGAGTTCAAGAGGGCGACTACAGCTCCGCGCAAATGTGGCTGCTTGATTCGGAAATGACTGAGAGCATAGAAGCTGGTTggatg GTGAATCCCCTCGTTTTCGGTGACAGCCGCACACGGTTCTTTGCCTACTGGACT AATGATGCATACCGTAAAACAGGTTGCATCAACCTCTTATGCTCAGGCTTTGTACAAACAAGTAAGCAGATAGCCCTAGGTGCAGCCATAGAACCTGTCTCGACAACCTCGCATGAGCAATATCACATAACCGTTAAAATATATCGG GATCCGCAAAGCGGGAATTGGTGGCTATCAACCCATGACATCGTGTTTGGATACTGGCCAAGCGCAATCTTTAAAAACCTACAACAGAGTGCCACCGTAGTGCAGTGGGGAGGAGAAGTCTATAGCCCTAACGTGAGGAAGAAGCCACACACCAAAACTCCGATGGGAAGTGGACAGTGGCCAGCTCAGCTCTATGGCAAGGCTTGTTTCCACACCAACATTAAGATTGAGGACGCTTCCATGCAGCTCAAGGATCCTCCTCCCCTCGTCGAGTTCTCGGATGAGGGGTACTTTTATACTACAAAGTTCCATCAGGAAACAGACAAGTCGGAGCCGTATTTATTCTTTGGAGGGCCTGGTCAGGGTCCTCTCTGTCCTTGA
- the LOC108838597 gene encoding uncharacterized protein LOC108838597, with amino-acid sequence MRLILIFAILCGFYSGTYGKVSLDIDKKLRTLNKPALKTIKSEDGDVIDCIDIYKQHAFDHPALRNHKIQMKPSVEIDTKKTTFSNNGSSKPITSQIWSKYGNCPVGTIPVRRVNREDIMRASSPSHFGRKAHHRYSFLDNALQHKANFNLTAERLREPGSNNRSEAMIVALGFNYLGAQSDINIWNPPGVQAGDYSSAQISLIGGISNSFESIEAGWMVNPSVFGDSRTRLFAYWTKDAYTKTGCINLLCSGFVQTTTKFSLGAAIEPVSRAWGEQYYIAVSMYLDPNSGNWWLTCGNNVMGYWPGTLFNGLKHSATAVQWGGEVYSPNGIMKKPHTKTPMGSGNWASSLWKHACYHTNLRIKDFSLQIKYPQYLGEYVDEHNCYSTKLHRDTYKSEPRFYFGGPGQNPLCP; translated from the exons ATGAGACTGATCCTAATATTTGCGATTTTGTGTGGCTTCTACAGTGGAACATATGGGAAAGTTTCGTTAGATATCGACAAGAAATTGAGGACCCTTAATAAGCCAGCTTTAAAGACCATCAAG AGTGAAGATGGAGATGTAATCGACTGTATAGATATCTACAAACAACATGCTTTTGATCATCCTGCCTTAAGAAACCATAAGATCCAG ATGAAACCTAGTGTGGAGATTGATACAAAGAAGACCACTTTTTCAAACAACGGTTCTTCTAAACCAATCACGTCCCAGATTTGGTCCAAATATGGAAACTGTCCCGTAGGCACAATACCAGTTCGTAGAGTCAATAGAGAAGACATAATGAGAGCCTCTTCACCGTCTCATTTTGGAAGAAAAGCTCATCACAGATACAGTTTTCTGGACAACGCACTTCAACACAAGGCTAATTTCAATTTAACTGCTGAAAGATTACGCGAACCCGGCTCAAACAACCGATCG GAAGCGATGATTGTGGCTCTAGGGTTCAATTATCTTGGCGCTCAATCTGATATAAACATCTGGAACCCTCCGGGAGTTCAGGCTGGGGACTACAGTTCTGCTCAGATCTCGCTAATAGGTGGCATTTCAAATTCATTTGAGAGCATAGAAGCTGGTTGGATG GTGAATCCAAGCGTTTTTGGAGACTCTCGCACTCGTTTGTTCGCCTACTGGACT AAAGATGCATACACTAAAACAGGATGCATCAACCTCTTATGCTCTGGATTTGTGCAAACAACTACTAAGTTCTCCCTGGGTGCAGCCATTGAACCCGTTTCGCGTGCCTGGGGTGAACAATATTACATCGCCGTTAGCATGTATTTG GATCCAAACAGTGGGAACTGGTGGCTGACTTGCGGAAACAACGTGATGGGTTACTGGCCAGGGACACTCTTCAACGGTCTCAAACACAGCGCAACGGCAGTGCAGTGGGGTGGAGAAGTCTATAGCCCTAATGGGATAATGAAGAAGCCACACACAAAAACTCCAATGGGGAGTGGAAATTGGGCATCTAGCCTCTGGAAACATGCTTGTTACCACACCAACCTTAGGATCAAAGACTTTTCCTTGCAGATCAAGTATCCTCAGTATCTAGGCGAGTACGTGGATGAGCACAACTGTTATTCTACAAAGCTCCACCGGGATACCTACAAGTCAGAGCCGCGTTTTTACTTCGGAGGACCTGGCCAGAATCCTCTATGTCCTTGA
- the LOC108813040 gene encoding myrosinase, which yields MKLLGLALVLLLAAASCKAGEEITCEENEPFTCSNTAKLSSKSFGKDFIFGVASSAYQIEGGRGRGVNIWDGFSHRYPEKSGSDLKNGDTTCESYTRWQKDVDVMGEINATGYRFSFAWSRIIPKGKVSRGVNQGGLEYYHKLIDALLEKNITPFVTLFHWDLPQTLQDEYEGFLDRQIIQDFKDYADLCFKEFGGKVKHWITINQLYTVPTRGYAIGTDAPGRCSPMVDTKHRCYGGNSSTEPYIVAHNQLLAHAAAVDLYRTKYKFQKGKIGPVMITRWFLPYDDSDPASIEAAERMNQFFHGWYMEPLTKGRYPDIMRQIVGSRLPNFTEEEAALVAGSYDFLGLNYYVAQYTQPKPNPYPSETHTAMMDAGVKLTYENSRGELIGPLFVEDKDNGNSYYYPKGIYYVMDYFKTKYGNPLIYVTENGFSTPGSEKREQAIADYKRIDYLCSHLCFLRKVIKEKGVNVRGYFAWALGDNYEFCKGFTVRFGLSYVNWDDLDDRNLKESGQWYQRFINGTVKNPAKQDFLRSSLSSQSQKRLADA from the exons ATGAAGCTTCTAGGGCTCGCTTTAGTTTTACTATTAGCTGCTGCCAGTTGCAAAGCTGGTGAAGAAATTACTTGCGAAGAGAACGAACCATTCACATGTAGTAACACTGCTAAATTAAGCAGTAAAAGCTTTGGAAAAGACTTCATCTTCGGTGTTGCATCTTCTGCTTACCAG ATCGAAGGAGGGAGAGGTCGTGGTGTTAACATTTGGGATGGCTTCAGTCACCGATATCCAG AGAAATCTGGGTCAGATTTGAAGAATGGAGACACTACTTGTGAGTCATATACGAGATGGCAG AAAGATGTAGACGTGATGGGCGAAATCAATGCTACTGGCTACAGATTCTCCTTTGCGTGGTCAAGAATCATTCCAA AAGGAAAGGTGAGTAGGGGAGTGAACCAAGGAGGTCTTGAATACTATCACAAACTCATAGATGCACTCCTCGAAAAGAATATAACTCCTTTTGTTACCCTCTTTCACTGGGACCTTCCTCAAACACTCCAAGATGAGTATGAAGGTTTCTTGGACCGCCAGATCAT CCAAGATTTCAAAGATTACGCGGATCTGTGTTTCAAAGAATTTGGTGGAAAGGTAAAGCATTGGATCACGATCAACCAGCTATACACAGTGCCTACAAGAGGCTATGCGATTGGAACAGATGCACCTGGTCGATGTTCTCCTATGGTTGATACCAAGCACAGGTGTTACGGCGGAAATTCTTCAACAGAACCCTACATCGTTGCACATAACCAGCTTCTTGCTCATGCTGCGGCCGTCGATCTTTACAGAACCAAATATAAG TTCCAAAAGGGAAAGATTGGACCTGTGATGATAACAAGATGGTTTCTTCCATATGATGATTCTGATCCTGCCTCCATAGAAGCAGCCGAGAGGATGAACCAATTCTTCCATGgatg GTACATGGAGCCGCTAACAAAGGGTAGATATCCAGACATCATGAGACAGATTGTGGGTAGTCGGCTTCCCAACTTCACAGAGGAAGAAGCCGCACTCGTCGCTGGTTCATATGATTTTCTTGGTCTCAACTATTATGTCgctcagtacacccagccgaaACCTAACCCATATCCTTCAGAGACACACACTGCCATGATGGACGCTGGCGTAAAGCTCACAT ATGAGAATTCACGTGGTGAACTTATTGGTCCACTG TTCGTTGAAGACAAAGACAACGGCAACAGCTATTACTACCCAAAAGGGATTTATTACGTAATGGACTACTTTAAAACCAAATACGGCAACCCATTAATCTATGTCACCGAGAATG GATTTAGCACCCCCGGTTCAGAAAAACGTGAGCAAGCTATTGCCGATTACAAGCGAATTGATTATCTATGCAGCCATCTATGTTTTCTCCGCAAAGTCATCAA GGAGAAGGGTGTCAACGTGAGAGGATACTTCGCATGGGCTCTTGGTGATAATTATGAATTCTGTAAAGGTTTTACGGTCAGATTTGGACTCAGTTACGTTAATTGGGATGATCTCGACGACAGAAACCTCAAAGAATCTGGTCAATGGTACCAGAGATTCATTAACGGGACTGTCAAGAATCCTGCAAAACAAGATTTCCTCCGCTCAAGCCTCTCTTCCCAGAGTCAGAAGAGGCTTGCTGATGCATGA
- the LOC130495577 gene encoding uncharacterized protein LOC130495577, producing the protein MRKNVIYEYRFCMIALCNIYYKIISKLLSLRLKKVLNYIISENQSAFIPGRSITDNVLITHEVLHYLKSSTAANQCSMAVKTDMSKAYDRIEWSFIKQVMERLGFHSKWIQWIMECISTVSYFYLINDSVYEVLKPSRGIRQGDPISPYLFILCGEVLSGLCKQAATEGTLKGVQVARGCPRVNHLLFADDTMFFCSVSTTSCQKLAEILLKYEAASGQQINKSKSAITFSRLTPPDIKEEAKKILGITKEGGEGKYLGVPEHFGRRKRDLFTNLVDRIRQRAASWATKRLSKAGKLTMLKAVLTAIPTYTMSCFELLMSMYKRIQSVLTRFWWDGPDNTRKMSWMAWKKMIKSKAEGCLGFRDIQLFNHALLAKIAWRIITVPECLLARILKGKYCHKKSFLEVELPSACSHGWRGIIQGRNLLRDNLGKAIGNGMTIKVWKDAWVSLDEHIKIFGPVKEEALDLRVSDLLTDDMKWNTARIERFLPEFKEKILRLHPSQTGAEDSFIWLPLSSGTYTTKSGYNSVSSDIKRNVSNETTNEFNWVKDVWMLDCSPKMKTFLWSALQDSLPLGENLRRRGVTSEVYCPRCKETETPLHAFLLCPVAKEVWSKIPLKEAVHIAASDSFSTALIRFRSAIRLPPLGVTTAIFPWVCWSLWKDRNLIIFEGITSHPEDIAYRSLALAREWGYAQALAPTKQQSYKPVGPIITLTPNLALSPLATIKSNAAWDSNRRRAGSAWILWDEKGLR; encoded by the coding sequence ATGAGAAAGAACGTTATTTATGAATATAGATTCTGCATGATAGCACTGTGCAATATATACTACAAGATTATATCAAAGCTGCTATCTCTACGGCTAAAGAAGGTCCTCAACTACATTATTTCTGAAAACCAATCTGCTTTCATTCCCGGGAGATCTATCACAGACAATGTGCTAATTACTCATGAAGTTCTACACTACCTAAAGTCTTCTACAGCGGCTAACCAATGCTCCATGGCAGTCAAAACAGATATGTCTAAAGCCTATGATAGGATTGAATGGAGTTTTATAAAACAAGTTATGGAGAGACTTGGTTTTCACAGCAAATGGATCCAATGGATCATGGAGTGTATCTCAACAGTCTCCTATTTCTATCTAATCAATGATAGTGTCTATGAAGTACTGAAACCGAGTAGAGGAATCAGACAAGGAGATCCCATTTCTCCTTATCTATTCATACTCTGTGGCGAAGTGCTATCGGGATTATGCAAGCAAGCAGCTACAGAGGGTACCTTAAAGGGAGTGCAGGTTGCAAGAGGCTGTCCACGGGTCAATCACTTGCTTTTTGCTGACGATACTATGTTCTTCTGCTCAGTATCAACAACCTCATGCCAAAAGCTAGCAGAAATCCTGTTGAAATATGAAGCAGCTTCAGGACAACAGATAAACAAGTCTAAATCAGCAATCACTTTCTCAAGACTTACACCTCCAGACatcaaagaagaagcaaagaaaaTCTTAGGAATCACAAAAGAGGGAGGTGAAGGTAAGTACTTAGGAGTACCTGAGCACTTCGGAAGGCGTAAGAGAGACCTTTTCACGAATCTGGTTGATAGAATCCGACAACGAGCAGCGAGTTGGGCAACGAAGCGTCTGTCAAAAGCTGGGAAGTTGACAATGTTGAAAGCCGTTCTAACGGCAATTCCAACTTATACAATGTCTTGTTTTGAGCTCCTGATGAGCATGTATAAAAGGATCCAATCGGTGTTGACACGATTCTGGTGGGACGGACCTGATAACACAAGGAAGATGAGCTGGATGGCCTGGAAGAAAATGATAAAATCAAAAGCAGAGGGATGCTTAGGCTTTAGAGACATCCAGCTATTTAATCATGCGCTACTCGCTAAGATTGCTTGGAGAATAATCACAGTACCTGAGTGCTTATTGGCAAGAATTCTCAAAGGCAAGTACTGCCACAAGAAGAGTTTCCTGGAGGTGGAACTCCCATCAGCCTGCTCACACGGTTGGAGGGGAATCATCCAAGGAAGGAATCTGCTCAGAGATAACTTGGGAAAGGCCATCGGTAACGGGATGACCATAAAAGTGTGGAAAGATGCTTGGGTTTCACTGGATGAACACATCAAGATATTTGGACCTGTGAAAGAAGAAGCTTTAGACTTACGAGTCTCAGACCTGCTGACAGATGATATGAAATGGAACACAGCGAGAATCGAAAGATTCTTACCGGAGTTCAAAGAGAAAATCttgaggctacacccaagtcaAACAGGAGCAGAAGACAGCTTTATATGGCTCCCACTATCGTCAGGAACCTATACAACCAAATCAGGGTATAATTCAGTAAGCTCTGACATCAAAAGGAACGTCAGTAATGAGACAACAAACGAGTTCAACTGGGTTAAAGATGTATGGATGCTAGATTGCTCACCAAAGATGAAAACGTTTCTATGGTCAGCCCTCCAAGACTCCCTACCACTAGGAGAAAACCTACGACGTAGAGGAGTGACATCAGAGGTCTACTGTCCGAGATGTAAGGAAACTGAAACTCCCCTACATGCCTTTCTTTTATGCCCTGTAGCTAAGGAAGTATGGTCAAAAATACCTCTAAAAGAAGCAGTTCACATAGCTGCATCAGACAGTTTCTCCACAGCTCTAATCCGTTTCAGATCAGCTATCCGCCTTCCCCCTTTAGGAGTTACAACAGCTATCTTCCCTTGGGTTTGTTGGTCACTATGGAAAGACCGTAACTTGATCATCTTCGAAGGGATAACCTCTCACCCTGAAGATATAGCATATCGAAGTTTAGCACTTGCAAGAGAATGGGGATATGCACAAGCTCTAGCCCCGACAAAGCAACAATCCTACAAGCCAGTAGGACCGATAATCACGCTGACTCCGAATCTAGCTCTCTCTCCGCTGGcaacaatcaaatcaaatgcAGCTTGGGACTCCAATCGACGAAGAGCCGGCTCAGCTTGGATCCTCTGGGATGAAAAGGGGTTGAGATAG
- the LOC108835130 gene encoding uncharacterized protein LOC108835130, translating into MTFNIDKFIKTLAWFLVVHFTTFSYAGRSHFVTTELNIRNDMQGFKRPEIVYFCQAINSGLEYGWRRAKKPPLGHTFNVLLEGGQKLEEEIHRCHFRSVLGTANVDIRMTAIDAEMCNYKKACAIHEVTPEGIIFDGKEWDFQERYPRLIPRRYLEAKWKPWPRRGTVAQESQRRPGGSQ; encoded by the coding sequence ATGACGTTTAACATtgataaattcataaaaacCCTAGCATGGTTCCTTGTGGTGCACTTCACCACATTCTCCTACGCCGGGAGGTCACATTTCGTCACAACGGAGCTAAACATACGTAATGATATGCAAGGCTTCAAACGTCCAGAGATCGTTTACTTCTGTCAAGCTATAAACAGCGGCCTCGAATACGGATGGCGACGAGCCAAGAAGCCACCATTGGGCCATACCTTCAATGTACTCCTTGAAGGTGGCCAAAAGCTGGAGGAGGAGATTCACCGCTGCCATTTCAGGTCTGTTCTCGGCACAGCGAACGTTGATATCCGTATGACCGCGATCGATGCCGAGATGTGTAATTATAAGAAGGCATGTGCAATCCATGAGGTCACACCGGAAGGGATAATTTTCGATGGTAAGGAGTGGGATTTTCAGGAGAGGTATCCAAGGCTGATACCGAGGAGATACCTTGAAGCTAAGTGGAAACCTTGGCCACGACGCGGCACCGTGGCCCAGGAGAGCCAACGTCGCCCTGGGGGCTCACAATGA